GTTGCTGAGCTCGAGAGCTGCAGAGGAAGAGCCCTCGCTGCCCCGAGATGGGCTCGACCATGACTTCGGCAGAAAGGGGATGTtccatctcccactcctccaggCCGCTCTCGGAGTCCGGCCCAGCGGGCTCCCCCTCGGGCCTGCCGCATGTGGGGCCTGTGGGGAGCTGCGCTGGGCTTTCTGTCCCCTGGCCCAGGGCCAGCTCACGTGTGGTGGTTCTCTGGTCAGGACATCCGGAACCGTTCAGCTGCGTGGCGAGGGGACAGTAACTTCTCCATGGAGACAGGCGCTAGCAAAGACAACCTGAAAAAAAACCGATACAAAGACATCCTGCCTTGTAAGAGAAGGGGGCTTTCCTGTGTGTTCAGGGGGAAATTGGGTTGGGGTGGTGGTGGATGGGGGTTGGTCTTCTCTGAGACCACTGgagagggccagagggagggagagtgtgggtagagggaggaatggggaaagattTGCTGGTTTCCATCTTCAGTTTAGCTTAACCAACCCTCAGCCTGATCTCTACTGGGTCCTTAGAGTtgtcctccaccccccaccccgccccatatacacacacatcccacactggctctctcccccacctccctcgctCCTCAGTTTCTCAGTCTCAACAACTCTGGTCAACCCTAGATCGGCCACCTCCGGGTAGGGGTGGGAGCCCTCGGCTGGCCTGATtccagctctttccccttccccgccaGATGACCAGACCCGGGTGCCCCTGGCCCtgttggaggaggatgggcagacAGACTACATCAACGCCAACTTCATCCAGGTCTCCCAAGGCTGGAGGACTTGGGGGAAGCCGGGACAGGCCATGGTGGGAGGGGAAGCTTCTCCCTAGATGAGGCCCTGATCGTGAACACTTCCCCACCTAGGCATTCCAGGTTGCCAGGCCCTACTCCTGAACCAGCTGCCTCCTCTCCAGCTGTGAAGAGGCCAGAGTgtcttagtggctagaacacgggcctgagtgtcagaaggacctgggttctaatcccagctctgccgcatgtctgctgtgtgaccttggacaagctacttcacttctctggggctcagttacttcatctgtaaaatggggattaagaatgcgagccccatgtgggacagggacggtgtccaacctgattaccttgtaactaccccagtgcctagaacagtgcttggcgcatagtaagcgcttaaacaagtaccataattattaagggctggggctggagaccCATGGAACTGGGTTCTCTTCCTGATGACCAGCCTGGGGCCTCCCCGATCCCTATTCTGCATTGaacaggagaggggatggggacctCCAGGGGTAGAATGTCTTGTTCCCAATATGTTGCTGACCCTTTCTGTGCACTCAGGGAGTGGATGGGCGGAAGGGCTACATAGCCACTCAAGGACCACTGGCTCACACCTTGCTGGAATTCTGGAGGATGATCTGGCAGTACCACGTGAAGGTCAGTGTAGTTGGGAGACCGGCACGGGCGGAGGGACCACGTGGTGAATCCAAGAAGTGGCCAAGTAAAATGAGGCCTGTCCTTTCCCTTCTTGGGCTGAtgcctcaccccttcctcaggtGATCATCATGGCCTGTAGGGAGTTTGAGAATGGCAAGGTGAGAGTTCGTCAACACCGCCCCCACGCCTCGCTCTCTCCTCTATCCCTCTTCTTCTTGCTGTCCTCGCTctccttctgggtcccctttatgTCCCTCAGCCCCCTAACAGTCCTCCCGGCTCCCCTCACGGACTCCTggtcctgctctcccttcccccccacgcTCAACCTCTATTCCCTTGGCCCCCCTCTCCCACAACCTCACCTCTGTCCCCCAGTCCTCATCGCTGCCCTCCCGGCCTCTTCTCTGTGTGATTCTCCTCACCCCAGCCTTTCTCCTTGGCCGCTGGCCCCCTCCAGCTCTGCTCCATCACTGCTGTGGCTGTCATCTGGACCTTCGCGGTTATGTCCGAAATCCAGTCTCTTCTTGGGGACCCGTCTCCATCTCTGGAGACAGTGAGTGTCATGACCATCCACCTTGGTTGTGGGCTCTGGAgctctcaccttccttccctccccagaaaAAATGTGAGCGTTACTGGCCCCTGGAGCAGGAACCGCTCCAGATCGGACCGTTCTCTGTCGTCCAGGTAAATGGGGACCGAgctctgggtggggggtggggggggtgtttcTCCAGGGGACATGGAGAGGAGTAAGGCGGGCAGGAAGAGGTCGCCTAAAACTGGTTTGCATCATTGCAACTTTacaactctcttctcctttcctctctgtggCTTTGTCCCCTGGTTCTTATGCTGGGAAGACAAGGGAAAAGCAGCTGAACCCGGATGTGCTGCTGCGGTCTATGACCGTCACCTTCCAGAGGGTAAGCGTGGGAAGCTACAGTCCAGTCCCAAGGAATCTCTCCCGATCCCcggccctttccctccccctgcttctgtcagggagtcagagctcaATCCCCACTcaagaggaagggactggaggggaggggagtctgACGAATAGGGACCCTTCACCTCAAAGCGTGTGGTGAATACGTCAGGGGTAAAGGCTCTGAGCTCACTAGAAATGCGCAGCCAAATTTGCCAAATTCTTCACCTCATTTTCTTCTCTGGTTATAAGTAATGAAGCTAGTGTAAAGATTCTGAAACTGTTAGGGTTTGTCATCAAGCAGCCAGTGGGGCTGCTCGGAGTCAGGATAAGACTAAACAATGCCAGCTATACATATATGTGCCAACTGCAGACTgatgcctgttggaaagagctttCTCTGCCGTTCCTTTGTCTTTATACTTCCAGAATTTTATTGCTAACACAGTTGATAATGgggttattttttaatggtatttgttaggggtttattatgtgccaggcactgcactaagcgctggtgtagatacaagcttatgaggttggacaaaatccacgtcccacataaaactcacagtttttaatccctattttacagatgaggtacctgagacttagagaagttaagtggcttgcccaggaccacatagtagacatgtggcagagctgggactagacccaggtccttctgactcccaaacccgagctctttccattaggccacactgcttccctgttaaaactctttttgtttttagttagtacatttttaaaaattatttccatGTGACCAAACTTTTGGATTAACATTCATCGCTACTGCCCCCCATACCAAGCTGGGCCTTCTCAGCAGAGGTCCCATAGGACGGTGTCCCCAGTCCCAACTCCCAGGAGACTATCTTCTACGTTAAAGCCATCTGGGTGCCCCTAGATCTTGGGGAGTGGACCGGGGGATAAGGAAAGGTGGGAGCTGGGTCCTGGAGAAAGGCCCATAATCTGTCTGTCGGGACTGGTAGGACACGCGAACACTGAGCCAGTTTCACTATATGGCGTGGCCAGACCGGGGCATTCCTGACAACACGGGCCACTTCCTGTCCATGGTGGAGGAGGCGCGGAGAACCAAGGGGGATGATCCTGCCCCTCTCTGTGTACACTGCAGGTATGagatcccctctctccctcctcttaacCCCAAACTCATAGCCCTTCCCGAATTAGAGTCCCTTCCCCAGGCCAGGGTCATCACAGGCCCACCTCTCCTGACTTGGCACCACCGTCCCCTTCCACCTCCTGAAATCTCTCCCCAGCCCATTCCTTGAGTCCTCACtctctctcagttccctcttccctcccctcccctgactctatccctctccctctctctcagtgcTGGCTGTGGCCGGACGGGTGTGATATGCACCGTCGATTACGTTCGCCATCTCCTCCTCAAGCAGGTACCAGTCCTAAGAGTTGAGGGGTTTGTGTGAGTGTACCTGTGTAGACGTGCTTGCGGGTGCCAGTCCATGAATGCGTGTggggtgtgtggtgtgtgtgtgtgtgtgaatgagctgtatcggggggaggggggagaccccTTCTCTCAGCTGCTCTCCCCACCGTGTCTCCGACTCCAGAGGATCCCTCCAAATTTCAGCATCTTTGATATCGTTCTGGAGATGCGGCGGCAGCGGCCTTCAGCCGTGCAGACCCAGGTAAGAGCAAGACAGAGGTGGTCCCGCCTAGGAGAAGGGGGGTTTTCCCTCCTAACACCCCCCAACATGAGTGAGCGAAGAtgctcccactcctccctcccttccccgttcCTGTCTCTGACCCGGGGAGAGTCCGGTGGCTTTAGCCTGACTGAGGTCAGTCAGGCTGGGAGCCCCCTGGGCCCGGTGAGGGGAGTCAGAAAAGATGAGTTCCCCCCTGACGTCCCTCATCTGTCCCCGCTTCTTCTCACTAGGAGCAGTATAAATTTGTGTACCACATCGTGGCAGAGATGTTCCGGGTGGCGCTGGACACCACCACCCCCAACAGTGAGAATCTCAAGGAGGTACGGGCTTGCCTGGCCCTGGCCGCTGCCGGGGCACTCTAGGGACACTGTGGGAGgttggaagggaggcagggagggggggcaAGGCCCGGAGGCTGGGGGCtagaggctcagtggcaagaacccgggcttgggagtcagaggtcgtgggttctaatcctgtctccctcacttagctgtgtgactttgggcaagtcacttaacttctctgtgcctcagttccctcatctgtaaaatggggattaagatggtgaggtccacgtgggacaacctgatcaccttgtatctacttagagaagcagcgtggcttagtggaaagagcacgggttgggagtcagaggtcgtgggttctaatccccactccgccacttgtctgctgtgtgatcgtggacaagtcacttcacttctctgggcatcagttacctcatctttaaaaagggggttaaaaaaatgtgagccccacgtgagacaatctgatgaccctgtatctcccccagcgcttagaacagtgctcagcacggagtaagtgcttaacaaataccataattattattgttaccccagcgcttagaaccgtgctcgacacatagtaagcgcttaacaaataccattgtcgtttagaccgggagcccgttatcgggcagggtttgtctctgttgccgaattgtccattccaagcgcttaggacagtgctgtgcacatagtaagcgctcagtaaatccgatgaatgaacgaatggaggcTGGGGGCGGCTCCCCATCCCCCGGCGGCTTCAATGCCCAAGGCTGCAAGCAGAGGTTGCGGCCGGTAGGGGGCGCGCGGGCTCCACGGCGGGGGTAGTCAGGCCCCGTTCTCCCacccgccgccagggggcgcgctgcccccgccggccgcccccctccacccccgggccCAGATGCCCCCGATGCCCCCGATGCCCTGATGCCCCCAGCTGcccgcccttctcctctccagcccgAGCCCCTGCGGcttcgggcaggtcacctaacttctctgggcctcagtgacctcatcgggaaaatggggttgaagaccgtgagccccacgtggggcaacctgatcaccttgtgtctaccccagcgcttagtacagtgcttggcaactcgtaagcgcataacaaataccactatcatcgcTCCCCACCAACCCCCGCCATGGCCTCGCCCACTCCGCCACCCTCGGTCGCCCGGAGGGAGCCCTTCTGACCGGGCTCCCCTCGTTCAAGGCCTTAGCTGGCTGatggggggaggggtcccggaGGAGGAGGCACTCGGGGGGTCGTGCACGGCTAGAACCCCAAAACCCCTCCGGAGTTAGTCATGCCCTCCAGTgccgccccttccccctgccccggccttCCACCCCGGTGGGCCCGCGGCGGGAGCTGGGAGACCCCCGCCGGCCTGCACCAAGGGATTTTCCCTGGTGGGCTCGGAGGGGCCGAGGAGGTCCGGAAACGCCCCCGCCCGCCGCTTCCTCGCCATCCGGGCTGCAAGGGGTTAACGTGCCTCTGTCGGCACAGAAGGGCGGGTTAGTGACATTGGGACACTTCCTGACAgaggaaacccagctctgctcggCCCAGCTCGGCCCTGCTCGGCCCAGccaggcccagcccggcccagtcCGGCCCATCCCAGCTGGCCACCCCTGCTCTCTggttctggggaagggagggggcctcGCGCTCTCCTCgccctctttccatctctctgtctctgtcgttGTGTCCCTCTCCACAGGGCCGGCTGCTGCCCCTCTATGACGACGCGCTCTCCCTACGGCCCCATCGCCGCCAACACCCCTcgcccccctgccagcccccgaACATCTTAAGGTAGgatcccccgcctccctccggccACGAccccaggagggcagaggagccCGGCTCAAGGGGCCGGCCGAGAAATCAGGCagcagcccccaccccggccccaacccGACCCAAACCGCCCCGCAGGTCAGAGGCGGTGGGACGGAGGGTCAGGACCCACGAATCCCACACCTCCTCCTGGGAGGGGCCCGAGGGCAGACCCAGGGCCGATCGGGCCCGAGGGCTGACCCCAGGGCCGCCACACACAGACCGGGCCCGAGGGCCGACCCGGAGCCGACCTAGGGCCGCTGCAAGCCGCAAGCCGGCTGCTCATTCCCAGGACGGGTCCTGGGCCtcgacgccctcccccctccccccccatcctccctactTCTCTCACGACTCAAAACCAGCCCCGCCTTCCAGTTCCCAAATGGGTTTTCTGAAACTCGGTATCTGGCGGGGCCGGTTATTTGACCTCAAGAGGAGGAGAGCTTCTCTGATGGCGTCCCAAGCCAGCTTCACGGCTCCGGAAGGGTAGGGGCCGTCAGGgacccccacagctccctccgtcAAGGCTCTACGTGGTCGTGGCCGGGAACCATCTCCACTCCGCAGGCCAGGCTGGAAATGTACTGTTTTCTGATTCTGTGGGTTTGTGTTGATGAGACTTCTGGCAGCTGggttccctccacctctctcaaCTCCGCCCGTAGGCCCGGGCAGTTTCTGTTCTCCAAAAGCCGGGGTTGactacttctccctctcccactcactcGGCCCCAGAGCTGGACTGCCGCCTTCTACTctggccccccctcccccagcccctaatCATGAGGGACAGCTGGCTCTGGGAATGGGACGGAGGCCGGAGTAACCCAGGGTTGGAAGGAATGGCCGGTGGGAGTCGACCGCAGGCTGAGGTTCCCAGACCCAATTGGATcttgttctccttttctcccccctctcccctaggAGCATCTCTGTGCCAGGGGAGCCCGTGGGACCTTTGCCTCCCACAGAGCCAGCCCGGGGCATGAACGACACCTACGCCGTAGTCCACAAGcgagggccccctcccccctcctccgaaTCCAAGCCCCGGGAGCCCCAGTACGACAACGTGACGGCGGGGGGCTCGGCCCCGGCGGAGGTCCCGTTGTACAGCACGGTCCGATCCCGCGGCCAGCGGGGCGCCAGTCCGGAACAGGCCCCTCCGGAGCTCAGGGTTCCCCGccctaccaactctctccccGGTAGTCCCAGCCACCGACCCACACCCACAACCGAGTACACCCAAGTGAACTTCCCCAGCCCAGGTGAGGTCGGAGGACCGGCTCGGCGCTCATCAGCTTCCGGGCCTAGAAGAGGAGTCGGGGGCGTGGGGAGGGTGGCAACAGTTTGAGCTGGGAGGCGGGGCTCCTGGGTCCCACTCGTACTGGTCTTCGGGTGAACGAGAGCTGGGTGGCCGAAAAGggcatctctttctcccttccttttcactGCAGCAGACAGCCCCTCCCACTGTTGCCCCTCGCCGGTCTCCAGCAATGGCAGCGGGAAAACTCTCCTCAGAAATCTGCTCCCCCCGGTGAGTCTTGCCCCCCTACTGGAGCAGAGACCTCCCCCACATCCTCTTTTTTGGAACACCCTGCCCTCCCTTTCCAGCACAGCACTTCCCAGCTTTCCTCCCTCCGACCCCCTCTTGGCTAGCCTCAGCTCCAGCttggtccttcccctccccgtcctggAGAAAATGAGATCGACCGTGTTCCCTAAAGGGACCCGGCCATGGGAGCCTTTCCGCTTTGGGAGACCTCGGCTCCCTTCCTGCCTGGCTTTAAAGTTTTTCTAAATTCTGTCCCCGCTCCATTCTGCAGGTCTTTactccctcagctggaaaaagaGGTAAGTaacgtggggtggggaggggcaggcatCCCTCTgccacatagagaagcagggtagcttagtggaaagagcctgggcttgggagtcagaggtcatgagttcgaatcccagctctgccacttgtcagctatgtgactgtgggcaagtcacttcacttctctgggcctcagttccctcatctgtaaaatggggattaactgtgagcctcatgtgggacaacctgatgaccctgtatctcccccagcgcttagaacagtgctctgcacacagtaagcacttaacaaataccaacattattattatgggaatcCCTTGTactgcagggaagggaagggacactGAAAAGGGAACTGAACTCCCAACCAATAGAGCTGCCTTCCCTCTGAAGAGCCCCACCCCATTCCCTTGGGTGGAAGAAGTACAGAAAgagggggggtggtggggggaggcgtcagcagagtcagaggacctggattctagtctcagctctacccTTTttccgcagtgtgaccttggacaagtcatttaacttctgtgtctgtttcctcgtttgtgaaatggagattaaatctactgcctcctgtttagactgtgagcccccggtgggccagactgtgtccaacttcattatcttgtagtctcccagtgtctagtacagtgctgggtgcatagtaagcgcttaaataccataaccaacAAGAGAACATAAAATACTAACCAAATGCGAACAGCAGCCCCACCATGACGGGGGGAGCCGCGGTGGGCAGCTCCGGGCGGCGAGAGGGTAGAAGAGGCAGGCCCGGGCCAGGTGCTAACAGACGTAAACCGTATTTCTGGGTGGgttgcgggggaggcgggggcagttTCTCCTCTCCAGGCACCTCCGGAAATCCGTCATCAGGGGCGTATGAAGACATAGGAGAAATCACAGCCAGGAGCAACGTGACTGGGCTCCACCCCAGCAACTTAGGTAGACGGTGGAGGTGAGCGGTGGGAGGATGGATCCTTGGGAAGCCCCAGGTgcgccctgacctccctcctccctccctcctcaggcttcAACATTCGCATCGGGAAACCTAAAGGTCCCCGAGACCCTCCAGCTGAGTGGAGCCGTGTGTAGAGGAAGACGCCCGCCTCTGGCCGCCACCCGGCCGCCTCGAGGACGTGGGCCTCTCGTTAGGATGCCCCTGTGTCGGGGCCCCCAGGCCGGACAGGCAGAAGAACAGACCCTTTCCTTGCTCCCCAAGAGAGCCGTCCACTCCAGTTTCCCCTCGTAAGGGGACGACTGGCCACAGCTGCAGGCAGGTTGTGGCCAGGAGACATTTCAATGAGAGACTGTCTTTATTGTACTGACAATGAAGGAAAATAAAGTCTGTGTCCCAGAACACGGCGGCTCCGGTTCCTCCCTGCAGGGAAGTGGGGAACCGCCGCCGCAACCGGGTGGAGCCCCGTCGGGCGGGAGAGTCAGGTGGAGCGGAGGAGAGAGGagtgtggggggtgagggagagactcCTACTCCACACTCAGGAACTTCCTCTTGCGGGCAGTGTTGGTGTAAGGATGCCAGCGCCATTCCACTTCAGCCGTATTCTCGTTCTCCAGCGTGCCCAGCTTGATCATGTACACTGCAGAAGAtgaagatggggcgggggggttaGCTccgggagaaaagaaagggggccCCCACCCCACTCCGCCCAGATCCTCCCCACCGTCAGGCCCAGGTGGGAGGGGTCGCCTCCCTCCTACCAACACAGTTGCCCTAGAGACACTCACACTTCATCTCAAACCGGGGCCCTACTTCTGACAGCTCCACGGTGCGGTGATCGGGCTTCTTGTACACGTggtgcctggagggaggagagggaggacaagggagaggcaggtgcagggagaagaatgggagaagatgatgggtgaggggctggggccaGAAGAGAAGCCCGGAACCTGCCTTCCAGCCATCCCCGTACTTCCTGAGCAGAGGATActcccccgaccccggccagaggggaaggggtgagggcacAGATTTGACCGGTCCGCCCTCCTTCATTCTGACTGTAAAGTCCAGTCTCAACTAGAGACGATGCAGACCATCCCTTCCCGGGTGCTACCACCTCGAGagcgtaaactcgttgcgggcagggcaagtgtctaccaactctggcgcgttgtactctcccaagtacttaatacagtggtccgcactcagtaaacgcttaataaataccaccgattcctTGCCGCCCCGGATAACCCCTTGTGATATGAGGGCTGTGCACCCTGAGCCCACCTGAAGGAAATATAGTCATCCTGGTTGGCAAAGGTGATGATGCGGTGGCTGTCTTCCTTGGGCACCGGGAACAGATACTTAAGGATGCCGGAGACCTGAGAGGGGAGAaataggggagaggcagggtaggGTCACAGAGCCTCGGCCCCTCGTCGCCCGTTCATCGCCCTGCCCCGTCCTCAGGGGAGCCCCGGCGACCCGGAGGAGGACCCGGGCGAGGCTGCGGCTCCGGCCCCACCGCAGGGACGTGAGGGGGCCGATCCTAAATCTCTCGCAAGCCGGGCGGGGGTTGGGACAGAGAAGCCGCCGGGAGACTCACCCGCTGCCCGAGGCGGGAGGAGAAGCCGTGCAGGATGAGGTGGGGCAGGGCCTCGGACATGGTGCCCAGATCTGGAATGTCATGCCGCATCACCACATTGCAGAGTGTGAAATAGGCGGTAGGGCCAAAGGGCAGGTGGCATACGATGAGCCCGACTGGTGACGGAGA
This window of the Ornithorhynchus anatinus isolate Pmale09 chromosome 6, mOrnAna1.pri.v4, whole genome shotgun sequence genome carries:
- the PTPN18 gene encoding tyrosine-protein phosphatase non-receptor type 18 isoform X2, encoding MSRSLENVRGFLAQVDARGGQEEAVIAGEFNDIRNRSAAWRGDSNFSMETGASKDNLKKNRYKDILPYDQTRVPLALLEEDGQTDYINANFIQGVDGRKGYIATQGPLAHTLLEFWRMIWQYHVKVIIMACREFENGKKKCERYWPLEQEPLQIGPFSVVQTREKQLNPDVLLRSMTVTFQRDTRTLSQFHYMAWPDRGIPDNTGHFLSMVEEARRTKGDDPAPLCVHCSAGCGRTGVICTVDYVRHLLLKQRIPPNFSIFDIVLEMRRQRPSAVQTQEQYKFVYHIVAEMFRVALDTTTPNSENLKEGRLLPLYDDALSLRPHRRQHPSPPCQPPNILRSISVPGEPVGPLPPTEPARGMNDTYAVVHKRGPPPPSSESKPREPQYDNVTAGGSAPAEVPLYSTVRSRGQRGASPEQAPPELRVPRPTNSLPGSPSHRPTPTTEYTQVNFPSPDSPSHCCPSPVSSNGSGKTLLRNLLPPVFTPSAGKRGGGSFSSPGTSGNPSSGAYEDIGEITARSNVTGLHPSNLGFNIRIGKPKGPRDPPAEWSRV
- the PTPN18 gene encoding tyrosine-protein phosphatase non-receptor type 18 isoform X1; this translates as MSRSLENVRGFLAQVDARGGQEEAVIAGEFNDIRNRSAAWRGDSNFSMETGASKDNLKKNRYKDILPYDQTRVPLALLEEDGQTDYINANFIQGVDGRKGYIATQGPLAHTLLEFWRMIWQYHVKVIIMACREFENGKKKCERYWPLEQEPLQIGPFSVVQTREKQLNPDVLLRSMTVTFQRDTRTLSQFHYMAWPDRGIPDNTGHFLSMVEEARRTKGDDPAPLCVHCSAGCGRTGVICTVDYVRHLLLKQRIPPNFSIFDIVLEMRRQRPSAVQTQEQYKFVYHIVAEMFRVALDTTTPNSENLKEGRLLPLYDDALSLRPHRRQHPSPPCQPPNILRSISVPGEPVGPLPPTEPARGMNDTYAVVHKRGPPPPSSESKPREPQYDNVTAGGSAPAEVPLYSTVRSRGQRGASPEQAPPELRVPRPTNSLPGSPSHRPTPTTEYTQVNFPSPADSPSHCCPSPVSSNGSGKTLLRNLLPPVFTPSAGKRGGGSFSSPGTSGNPSSGAYEDIGEITARSNVTGLHPSNLGFNIRIGKPKGPRDPPAEWSRV
- the IMP4 gene encoding U3 small nucleolar ribonucleoprotein protein IMP4 isoform X1, whose protein sequence is MLRREARQRREYLYRKAQEEKQRAIEDKKERLKKALDENRLIPTELRKEALALQGALEFDDKGGEGVCSHVDDEYRWAGVEDPKIMITTSRDPSSRLKMFAKELKLVFPGAQRMNRGRHEVGSLVQACKANGVTDLLMVHEHRGTPVGLIVCHLPFGPTAYFTLCNVVMRHDIPDLGTMSEALPHLILHGFSSRLGQRVSGILKYLFPVPKEDSHRIITFANQDDYISFRHHVYKKPDHRTVELSEVGPRFEMKLYMIKLGTLENENTAEVEWRWHPYTNTARKRKFLSVE
- the IMP4 gene encoding U3 small nucleolar ribonucleoprotein protein IMP4 isoform X2; amino-acid sequence: MITTSRDPSSRLKMFAKELKLVFPGAQRMNRGRHEVGSLVQACKANGVTDLLMVHEHRGTPVGLIVCHLPFGPTAYFTLCNVVMRHDIPDLGTMSEALPHLILHGFSSRLGQRVSGILKYLFPVPKEDSHRIITFANQDDYISFRHHVYKKPDHRTVELSEVGPRFEMKLYMIKLGTLENENTAEVEWRWHPYTNTARKRKFLSVE